One part of the Bacteroidia bacterium genome encodes these proteins:
- the radA gene encoding DNA repair protein RadA — MAKVKTVYVCQECGTSHLKWSGQCSGCGQWSTLVEELTQPKAQKGIGAIHAGRSSKPRKLAEIESVGEKRMISPDAEMNRVLGGGIVEGSVTLLGGEPGIGKSTLMLQIAMQLKGRKILYVSGEESEQQIKLRAERIPAENDQLYIVSETHLEKILKFYEDMQPDLIVIDSIQTVFTDNLDSAPGSVSQVRECTSRLIRVAKELHIPMFLIGHITKEGSLAGPKVLEHMVDVVVSFEGDRHNSYRIIRSVKNRFGGTHELGIYEMLADGLREVSNPSEIFLSDFDENFSGVSIAATMEGMRPLLIETQALVGPMAYGNAQRSATGFDLRRLNMLLAVLEKRAGFKMAEKDCFINITGGLRVEDPAIDLALICSVISSLHDLSISPKTVFSAEVGLSGEIRAVSRLEPRIAEAEKLGFKEIYVAKSSASGLAKQFKDIKVIGVSKLEEVFRSVFS; from the coding sequence ATGGCAAAGGTGAAAACAGTATATGTGTGTCAGGAATGTGGCACCTCTCATTTAAAATGGTCCGGCCAATGTAGTGGCTGTGGACAATGGAGTACCCTGGTTGAAGAATTGACTCAACCCAAAGCTCAAAAAGGCATAGGAGCAATCCATGCAGGTAGAAGTTCTAAGCCCCGGAAACTGGCAGAGATAGAGTCTGTTGGGGAAAAGAGAATGATCAGCCCTGATGCTGAAATGAATCGAGTGCTGGGGGGAGGAATCGTGGAGGGTTCTGTTACGCTTTTAGGGGGCGAACCGGGGATTGGCAAAAGTACCCTTATGCTGCAGATCGCTATGCAGTTGAAAGGGAGGAAAATTCTCTATGTGAGTGGGGAGGAAAGCGAGCAGCAGATTAAACTCCGTGCTGAGCGTATCCCCGCTGAGAATGATCAATTATACATAGTCTCGGAAACCCATCTGGAAAAGATTCTCAAATTTTATGAGGATATGCAACCGGACCTCATTGTCATTGATTCTATTCAGACGGTTTTTACCGATAATTTGGATTCCGCTCCGGGCAGTGTTTCACAGGTGCGGGAATGTACTTCTCGACTGATCCGAGTTGCCAAAGAGCTACACATCCCCATGTTCCTGATTGGCCATATAACCAAAGAAGGTAGCCTGGCTGGTCCCAAGGTCCTGGAACATATGGTAGATGTGGTCGTGAGCTTTGAAGGAGATCGACACAATAGTTATCGGATCATCCGTTCTGTGAAAAATCGCTTTGGAGGCACACATGAACTCGGGATATATGAAATGCTGGCAGATGGCTTAAGAGAGGTGAGTAATCCTTCAGAAATCTTTCTTTCTGATTTTGACGAAAATTTTAGTGGAGTATCCATCGCCGCGACCATGGAAGGGATGCGTCCATTGCTGATTGAAACCCAGGCACTCGTTGGGCCGATGGCTTATGGAAATGCTCAGAGATCAGCTACAGGTTTTGACCTGCGCAGGCTCAATATGCTCCTGGCCGTTTTGGAAAAAAGGGCTGGTTTTAAGATGGCAGAGAAAGATTGTTTTATCAATATAACCGGAGGCCTCAGGGTAGAGGATCCTGCCATAGATCTGGCTTTGATATGCTCAGTCATTTCCTCTTTACACGACTTATCCATCAGTCCCAAAACGGTATTTTCTGCTGAGGTTGGGCTATCTGGAGAAATACGGGCTGTGAGCAGATTGGAACCTCGTATAGCAGAAGCTGAAAAGTTGGGATTCAAAGAGATTTACGTAGCAAAAAGTTCCGCATCCGGTTTGGCCAAGCAATTTAAAGACATAAAAGTCATCGGAGTAAGCAAGCTGGAGGAGGTTTTTCGATCGGTATTTTCCTGA
- a CDS encoding WG repeat-containing protein, with amino-acid sequence MGISLLFLLASCEGGEESPFEQRWPVQGGVGGQWGYIDESGNIAIPQQFDYATEFSEGFGGVNIGGTRYRNHFPTDGKWGFVDSYGRFLINPVYDSPPTYAKPYDLRDLSMSMHEGYIFSEGLAPVYKEGRWFYIGFLADKLKDTLYIASAWKKEEDNSIKTYPIRSARRFKEGLAAVYIDGSWGYINYWGEIIIEPQFVYPVEFSQGRILAMGKDLRQVIYNTKGERELPMYRIVSEFKDGLAVVKPKMLGQSIQDDDEIKYALIDTSGKFMFTAQFDKIGDFGSGLAPVLVGSNPDTLKYNPDKQIIGNRGPKWGFIDMFGHFVHNPVFQDAKGFVEGVAAVKRGEYWGYMEPDGSMLTEYEFLWAGNFKNGMAQVRLGPTHNDYAGLYAFMNLDGDIIYIQEN; translated from the coding sequence TTGGGAATATCGCTGCTTTTTTTACTGGCTTCTTGCGAGGGAGGAGAGGAAAGTCCTTTCGAACAACGTTGGCCAGTGCAGGGAGGCGTAGGAGGACAGTGGGGATATATCGATGAATCAGGAAACATCGCCATTCCACAGCAATTTGATTACGCAACAGAGTTTTCAGAAGGATTTGGCGGAGTAAATATCGGAGGTACCCGCTATCGCAATCATTTTCCTACAGATGGGAAGTGGGGCTTTGTAGATTCTTATGGAAGGTTCCTGATAAATCCCGTATACGACTCTCCCCCTACCTATGCAAAGCCCTATGACCTCAGAGATCTTTCGATGTCTATGCATGAAGGCTATATTTTTTCAGAAGGTCTCGCTCCTGTTTACAAAGAAGGGAGATGGTTCTATATCGGATTTCTGGCTGATAAATTAAAAGATACCTTATATATAGCATCTGCCTGGAAGAAAGAAGAAGATAATAGCATTAAGACTTATCCCATTCGTTCAGCAAGGCGATTTAAAGAAGGACTTGCTGCAGTTTACATTGATGGTTCCTGGGGATATATAAATTATTGGGGAGAAATCATCATTGAACCTCAGTTTGTGTATCCAGTTGAATTCTCACAAGGGAGGATACTCGCTATGGGGAAAGATCTCCGGCAAGTGATCTATAATACCAAAGGAGAGCGAGAACTGCCTATGTACCGGATTGTCTCTGAATTTAAAGATGGATTGGCCGTAGTCAAACCCAAAATGTTGGGGCAATCGATTCAGGATGATGACGAAATCAAATATGCCCTGATCGATACCAGTGGGAAATTTATGTTTACCGCACAGTTTGACAAGATCGGAGATTTTGGGAGTGGACTTGCCCCTGTTTTAGTTGGAAGCAATCCAGATACCTTAAAATATAATCCTGATAAACAGATCATTGGTAATCGCGGACCCAAATGGGGATTCATCGATATGTTTGGGCACTTTGTGCACAATCCTGTTTTTCAAGATGCCAAAGGCTTCGTAGAGGGAGTAGCGGCGGTTAAGAGGGGAGAATATTGGGGCTATATGGAACCTGACGGAAGTATGCTTACAGAATACGAATTTTTATGGGCCGGCAATTTTAAGAATGGAATGGCTCAGGTTCGTTTAGGTCCTACCCATAATGATTATGCGGGCTTATATGCCTTCATGAACCTGGATGGGGATATCATTTATATCCAGGAAAACTAA